In the genome of Deinococcus aquaedulcis, the window GCGAATTCAGCCCCGCCGAGCGCTTTATTGCCCCCACCATCGTGGCCGATGTAACCCCCGACATGCCGCTGATGCAGGAGGAACTGTTTGGCCCGGTGCTGCCGGTGCTGACCTACCGCACGCTGGATGAGGCCCTGGGGTTGATTCGCCGCCTGGACACGCCGCTGGCCCTGTACCTGTTCACGGGCGACGACGCCGTGACGCGCCGGGTGCAGCAGGACACCACCAGCGGCGGCATGGTGGTGAACGGCACGGTGGTGCACCTCAGCAACCCGCACCTGCCCTTTGGCGGCGTGGGCCCCAGCGGCATGGGCGCCTACCACGGCGAGCACGGCTTTCTGGCCTTCAGCCACCAGCGCGCCATTCTGACCGAGCCCAAACGCAGTCCGGTGCGCTTTACATATCCCCCCTACGGCCGGCCGGGGCCGCGCCTCGTGGCCTGGGCCCTGCGCCTGCTGGAACGCCAGAGCGGCCCGCGCGAGTAAGCGGCGTGAAGGACCTGATACGGCTTCCGAAACATTCGGTCACGCGTGTCGGAATGTTTTCGACCGGAGGGAGCAGGAAAGAATACGGATTCCCGGGAATTGAAGGAACATCCAGTTCTTTCCTGGATGTTCCGGAAATGGACGGAATCCGTATGACTGGCGCTGTCACCGCTGGAGGCCGCTCCAGCCGCTTTGGTTCGGATAAGGCGCTGGCCCAGGTGAACGGGCACACCCTGCTGGAGCGGGTGTGTGCCAGCCTGGACGGCTGCTCTACCCGCCTGATCGTGGCCCCGCTGGGGCGCTACGCGGTGCCGGGCTGGCAGGTGATCCCCGACACCCGCCCCGGCCAGGGCCCGCTGGCCGGTCTGGAAGCCGCGCTGGGAGCCGCCCCGGCCGGCTGGGTCGCCTTTGCCGGCGTGGACCTACCTGATCTGACGGCGGCCTACTGGCAGGCCCTGTGCGCGGCCCGCACCCCGGAGGCCCTGAGCGTGCAGGCACTGGACTCAGAAGGGCGCCCGCAACCCTTAGCGGCGCTGTACCACACGGCCCTGCAGCCCCGGATCACC includes:
- a CDS encoding molybdenum cofactor guanylyltransferase; translation: MTGAVTAGGRSSRFGSDKALAQVNGHTLLERVCASLDGCSTRLIVAPLGRYAVPGWQVIPDTRPGQGPLAGLEAALGAAPAGWVAFAGVDLPDLTAAYWQALCAARTPEALSVQALDSEGRPQPLAALYHTALQPRITALLDSGERRLRLAARPEHTVLVPGLPPLRNVNTPADLQQ